A single genomic interval of Malania oleifera isolate guangnan ecotype guangnan chromosome 13, ASM2987363v1, whole genome shotgun sequence harbors:
- the LOC131145761 gene encoding uncharacterized protein LOC131145761: MRESLKMLSMEQFVGRDLPKDPFHQLLLVTEVAADMYEEEKLGVNIKTERSIGSSKGSAAADDADDFVFPMQKGKRMKRKKRLHYNIIEPIISHVSVSSSSPSACKDQKHGPLVNVQPSPTEKPKWIFEKGESSSAAGEMPPLPQQPPPAPLVINPIVNPPPQVVAAPPQPTDDHQNGDELMMVMPQELQDYIRASSGSDVVFIIEKQLSGTDVSPSHSRLSLPLLQLKADFLTAEEKETLSARNSNGRPGAIQVSLIPPTLQRIAVSFKRWDMRKKAGKVSSSYVLVKPWNEVVEENGLREGDWVRLWSFRCASQLFLALVEVQQPQP; this comes from the coding sequence TATCTATGGAACAATTTGTGGGTCGTGATTTGCCAAAGGACCCTTTCCACCAGCTTCTCTTGGTGACAGAAGTCGCCGCTGATATGTACGAAGAGGAGAAATTAGGTGTTAACATTAAAACAGAGAGATCAATAGGCTCTTCTAAAGGTTCTGCGGCTGCTGACGACGCAGATGATTTCGTCTTTCCCATGCAAAAGGGGAAGCGGATGAAGAGAAAGAAACGCCTCCATTATAATATAATCGAACCCATAATATCCCACGTTTCCGTCTCATCATCGTCCCCATCAGCCTGCAAGGATCAGAAACATGGCCCCCTCGTCAACGTTCAACCGAGCCCAACAGAGAAGCCAAAATGGATTTTTGAAAAAGGTGAAAGCAGTAGTGCTGCAGGCGAGATGCCGCCGCTGCCGCAACAACCACCGCCCGCACCCCTTGTTATTAATCCCATAGTCAACCCACCACCGCAAGTAGTAGCAGCACCACCGCAACCAACAGATGATCATCAAAATGGTGACGAATTAATGATGGTTATGCCTCAGGAGTTGCAAGATTACATTAGGGCGAGCAGCGGCTCTGACGTTGTGTTCATTATAGAGAAGCAGTTGTCGGGAACGGATGTGAGCCCCAGCCACAGCCGGTTATCCCTTCCCCTCCTCCAACTCAAGGCCGACTTCCTGACGGCAGAGGAGAAGGAGACGTTGTCGGCGAGAAATTCCAATGGCAGGCCCGGCGCGATACAGGTGTCGCTGATACCGCCTACGCTGCAGCGCATAGCGGTGAGTTTCAAGCGGTGGGACATGAGAAAGAAGGCGGGGAAGGTGAGCTCTTCTTACGTCTTGGTGAAGCCATGGAATGAGGTGGTTGAAGAGAATGGATTGAGGGAAGGAGATTGGGTACGCCTGTGGTCATTCCGGTGTGCTTCTCAGCTCTTCCTCGCCCTGGTTGAGGTTCAGCAGCCGCAGCCTTAA